The DNA window TACGACTTGGGATGCCATTAGGACTGGCTTTCACAGCCCCGGAACCCGTATACCCTCTTCGTCTACTATCTCGCAGAGCTTCTTCGGCGATGCGATTAGTATCAACTTGGTCGGTTGAGCTTTCAGCCGCTGCGTGACTTTCCTTGTCCTCCCCATTAGCCTCTTCTGAAGCTTCCGTTGTCTCGGCATCAGCCACTAGCTCAGCAGACTCTTCCTGTGTATCCTCTTCGGATACCACCTCGTCGGTCGACGCATCAAGTACAACTAACTCAAGCGCCGAATCAGAAGTCGGCGGAGATGAAGGCGATCCAGACTGAGAATCCCAGATATGTCGCAGCATCTCGACGGCCTCATCTAATTCAGCCATTTTTAGTGTCAATTCCTGCACTGTCTGGTCATCTTTCAGCAGGTCAGCGACCTCGGTAAGCTGAACCATAGTGCCCCGACGCCCTTCATACTCTTGCAGCTTCTGGTTAATTGGCAGCTCGAGACGAAGGCGTACGGATAGCAGATATTCATCAATCCCGGTCAGGTCCAAACTCAAAGCGTTGGTCGATTTCATAGCCCTCTGCTCCGCATTAGATAATCCGACTACGCCCCATTCATCCTAAGAGTCTGGGACGGCAAAGCCTCAAGATATTAGTGAATAACTCAGGCTAGCGAGCAACATTTAAGCTCAGTCGAATGTTTTACTATTTATCTCATGCCACACTCAACGCCTGTTTTAACATGAGGGAAATCGAAACAAAGAAAACTAGTGTCTTTTGCAGCCAGTTACTTTGGCAGGGAAGGCGGAAGGATCGAGGCAAGAGGCAAGAAGCAAGAAGCAAGAAGCAAGATACCGGAAATCTCTCATGACCCCTTAGGAAAGGGGGGACATTTCATGAATCTGCCCCCTATCACCTTCTAAGGAAATACGCACTACGCTCCAAAAACATCTACCCAAACAAATGGCTTATTAGGCTGACCATGGTTAGGGTGTCTTGCCAGTTGTGCTCCATTATCTTTCCGATCATTCCGGCATTCCCTGTCAGAAGGAAATCGCGATAGGCGGCGGGGATTTGGCGGCCGGGAATATCATCTTCTCGGTGGCGGTTGCAGATATGGCTTTCGAGGGTTTGGAGTTGGCAATTAGGTAGACGCCACCGATAGGCCTGGCGCGCAAATGGGAGAAGGTCGAGATGACCGTGAGGTTCATTCCAAACAATACCGTTCCCATTGGCGCGAGTTTGCATGTAAGGCACATCAAACGAGTTGCCGTTAAACGTGACGAGTAAATGCACGTCTTTCATCTGGTCAGAAATAGCAGCGAGAACCCCCACTTCCTCAGCGTATGT is part of the bacterium genome and encodes:
- a CDS encoding ribonuclease H-like domain-containing protein, whose translation is MSKETYCLEDVMKGTETISPQGTPYFFIEAAVAQSEPESVELCERFCRLFPPHSARVGQQVYVPHATAERTLFLDIETTGLSPSRPLFLIGTMCYENGELIARQYFARTYAEEVGVLAAISDQMKDVHLLVTFNGNSFDVPYMQTRANGNGIVWNEPHGHLDLLPFARQAYRWRLPNCQLQTLESHICNRHREDDIPGRQIPAAYRDFLLTGNAGMIGKIMEHNWQDTLTMVSLISHLFG